In Vibrio mangrovi, the DNA window AAAGACAAAAACCGCTTTTATGTAACAGGTTCAGCCAGTGCATCCCTGACCGATACGGGTGTCATGGTTGATCTTCCGTCAGCCAAAGAGCTGCTGGTCCACACCATCAGTTTTATCAGTGAAGGAAAAGCATATCAGCACTTATCTGGTTACCGGTTATATCCGAATCAGGAGACTGCAGCACTGGCACAAGATTCAGAGCAGGCTTCACAAGTCTACACGCTGGTGTCATCCCAACCTCCGCCACTAACTAAAAATGCACCGGTTCTGTACCGGAATATCATTGTGGGTCATGTGAAAAATTTTCGCCTCTCCGCCCGGACTGTCCTTATTGACCTGCAAATTGATCACCAGTATCAGCACCTGATTACTCAGGACACCGTTTTCTGGAACACATCCGGTCTGGAAATGAACGCTTCACTGCAGGGAGTAACCCTGAAAACTGCACCAATATCCTCTCTGGTCAACGGTGGCATTGCTTTTGATGCGCTGACCGGGACTCAGAACAGACAGGATAAATACTGGGTTCTTTATCCTGACTATGAACGGGCAAGTCATGCCGGACAACTGGTCTGTCTGAACAGCGAAAGTACCTATCAGGTGGTTCAGGGAACACCGATTCAGTTTCACGGGGTGAAAGTCGGCGAAGTTCGCACTGTTCAACCTGATTTTCAAACACGTCAGGTAAATATCTGTGCAGACATTTACCCTGAATACACAACACAGATTGCTCGTCAGGGAAGCTATTTCTGGGTCACATCCGGTAATCAGCCCATTACCCGGCTAAAAAACATTAAGTCGGCGCTGATTCAGTCGATTGATGTATTTCCCGGAGAAGGGCAACCGCTGAGCCACTTTATGCTCCATACACTTCCCTTCCAGCCTTCAGGACTTCACCTGACACTACAAAGCAACCAGATGGGTTCAATTGAAACCGGAGCACCCGTCACTTTCCGGGGGATGAATGTAGGAAGAATCACACGGGTCCGGCTGGGCGAACTATCAGATCGTGTTCTGATTGACCTCAATATTCGTCCTGAATATGCCTATCTGGTGCGAAAAAATAGTATTTTCTGGAATCAGTCCGGAATCGATGTTTCTATTGGATTAGCAGGTGCCGATATCAAAACAGGCAGCTTAGACAGCCTGTTACAGGGAGGAGTCGCTTTCAATACTCCGGAAGCAAAACAACTGGCTCCTCCGGCAGCTAATCTGGATACATTCTTCCTCAACCCGGCCCGTGAAGCAGAATGGTCAGAATGGAATCAGCCCATACCTAAACCACATGAAAATCGTGCATTGTGACGGGAGAATGACGACATTACCCGGCGTCGGATTTTGTATCTTGAGGTTACTTAAGTATATAATGCAGCGCTTCCCAGCAGTTGAAAGTTAAATTGAGAGTATTACTTTGCACACGAATGTTTATTTGCCGGATGAATTTCTGCAGACGATAGAACAAATACTGCCATCTCAACTCACGATGGATGATTTTATTGCCGCCTGTCAGCGCCCGCTGCGCAAAAGTATTCGCGTCAATACCTTAAAGATTTCCGTCGCTGATTTCTGTCAGAGAGCGAGAGAGAATGGCTGGAATCTGGAGCCGATTCCCTGGTGTCCGGAAGGTTTCTGGATCGACATAGAAGATTTCACAACCCCGTTGGGAAATACATTCGAACATATGACAGGCTTATTTTATATTCAGGAAGCCAGTTCAATGATGCCGGTCAGCGCCTTGTTCCATCAGCAGGAACAGCGATTTGAATCGGTACTGGATATGGCTGCTGCTCCGGGTTCAAAAACAACGCAGATTGCAGCACTGATGAATAATGAAGGCATCGTTGTTGCCAATGAATTCTCAGCCAGCCGAACCAAAGCACTTTATTCCAATATTGAAAGATGTGGCGTCAGAAACAGCGCACTAACCACTTTTGATGGTCGTGTTTTCGGTGAGTGGCTTCCCGAGCAGTTTGATGCAGTATTAATTGATGCGCCCTGTTCCGGGGAAGGAACAGTGCGAAAAGATCCGGAAGCGATGAAAAACTGGAGCCCGGCCTCTATTGCCGCGATTGCTGAAACGCAAAAAGCGCTGATTGAAAGCGCGTTCTATGCCTTGAAACCCGGCGGCACACTTGTTTATTCAACCTGTACACTCAGCCGCGAAGAAAACCAGAATGTTTGCTATCATTTGCAGCAGACTTTCGGTGACGCCGTCACCTTTGAATCATTGGAAGCATTATTCCCACAAGCCAGTTCTGCTTTGACTGAGGAAGGTTTTCTGCATATTTTCCCTCAGATTTATGATTGTGAAGGTTTCTTTGTTGCCCGGATTCGTAAAACGGCTTCTGTTCCGACACCCCAAAACAACAAACGATTGGGCAAGTTCCCCTTCACTAAAGCAACGAAAGCTCAGTCTCAGAGCGTGAGTCAGGCATTAAAACAATCTCTGGATGTTGAGCTACCGGCACAGAGTCATATTTGGCTGCGCGATAATGAAGTCTGGCTTTTCCCGGAAGCCCTGGAACCCATGATTGGCCGCTTCAAGTTCTCCCGCATGGGAATCAAACTTGCCGAAGCGCATAAAAAAGGTTACCGCTGGCAGCATCAGCTTGTGACTTCTCTGACAACAGGACAGGAAATGAAAGCAATCACGCTCACATTAGACGAAGCTCGTCAGTGGTTTATGGGTAAAGATATCCGACCGGAGCAGATCGATGTCGGTCAGGGAGAAGTTCTGGTTCAATATCAGGATGTAATACTCGGTCTGGGGAAATGGGTCGGAAACCGGATTAAAAATGGTTTACCGAGAGAGCTGGTCAGAGACGGTAATCTGTTTTAACTCCCCTTTTTCTGCATGGCCCGAACCAGAAGACTGGCTTCGGGCAACATTCGGCATTCGGGAGCACGGTTTTCAGGTTATCCTGGCAAACACGTTATGAAGGGTCATTCACCAAACGAATGCCATCGGCTTCAATCACAATCACTCCCTGCTTATAAAGCTGACCGATCGTTTTCTTATAAGTACCTTTACTGGTACGGAAAGCCGCAAAAATAGCTTCTGGTGAAGATCTGTCTCCCAGTGGCAGAAAACCACCCTTCTTACGTAACTGCTCGACAATTTTGCCACTCAGTTCATCTAATTTCGCCACACCAAGTTTTTGTAGTGAAACATCAATTTTACCGTCATCACGAATCTGCTTAATGAATCCTTTCAGCTTCTTACCGATAAAAACTTTACCAAACACATCCGACTGGAACAGCATTCCCCAGTGCTCACCATTGATTATCACTTTGTATCCCAGCGAAGAGCGCTCCGCGACCAGTAAATCAACTTTCTGATTGGGCGTGTAACGAGCCGGGGTTTTGTCCAGCCATTTATTGAATTTGGTCGTCCCGACAATTCTTCCGGAAGCTTTATCCGTATAAACGTAAACCAGAACCGACTGTTCAGCAGCCAGCCGTCCCCGCTGCTCACTGAAAGGAATCAATAAATCTTTTTCGCTGATTCCCCAGTTCACAAAAGCACCGGTATTATTCACACCGACAACTTTCATCATGCCCCATTCCCCGACACAGGCAATCGGCGTTTCCGTCGTAGCAGCCAACTGGCTGTCAGAATCAAAATACAAAAATACATCCACCAATGCACCGATTTCTACCGGCTGACGCATCAGCTTTTTCGGCAACATCACCATGCCATAGTCTTTTGCGTCCAGAAATACACCAAAATCGGTTTCCCGCAAAATCTCTAGCTGATTGATTTGTCCTATATTAATCATTAAATGGGTCTCATCTTAAATTTGCAGAGATTATACGCGATCTCTGATATTCTTTCTCTATCATTTATAAATATACCCAAGTAACCTCAAGATGCAGGATTCAGATATAAGGGCACGTTTTCCGGAGGCAGTTTGATCAAGGTTAGCAAACATGATGCAATTACATTGAAGATCTCACACACCATGTCAAAGAGTAAGCTTTCCAGTCTGGAAATGTATTTATTCGTTCCGGGAGAGATCGGTTTGAATAAAGATATCATGCCCGAACCCGAGCTTTATTATAACTGTCTGACCCAGAAACGAGCTTATTACAGTGATAAACATTTACTACCGCTGATTCACAGTCGTCTCGCCCAGCGGGGAAGATTGTCAACAACCCAATACCGGATCAGTCTGAGTCTGTTTGCCTACCAGTATGTGATTGCTCTCGATACTGCTGTCAGTGATTTGCTTCATGAGAGTGACAGCGTCACGGAAACTGAAATTGATAATGTTGTGGAGCTGACATTAGATATTTTACGCCGGCTCAGACGTACAATTCCTTATGAAGAAACTCTGAAGCGGTATTATGCAAATATCGATAACTATCTGTCCTGGTATACAGAGCAGAAATTTCTCTCTCTGGTTGCTCACTTAACCCGGGATAGTGAGTATAAAACCATCAAAGACCGCCTGATCGTACTGGCAGAGAAAGAACAGGCACACCGGGCACTGCATCACTACAATTCAGAACAGGCCGCTCAGGATATTACCCGCATGAGTAATAAGATGCGTCTGTTGCGCCGTTTGATTGAACATCCGGTAATTCTGAAAGAAAAACCGGTTTCACTGGGAAATAATATCCTTCGGGCAGTAAAAGGGATTGCGACTGGATTCGTGATGCTCTTTGTCACAATGATGGTTGTCTTTGCCCGGGATTACTGGGGAGAAATTACCGTATCATTCATCATCGCGATGTCTTTCATTTATGCCCTCAGAGAAATATTCAAGGATGATCTCAAAGACATACTTTGGCGATGGCTGCGCAAAGGAAAGCCGAAATGGAAAAGACGTTACTTTGATCCCAGTACAGGAAAGCAGGTTGGGCAAAAATATGAATGGTTGAATTACCAGTCGATTAGCAGCCTCCCCGATCGTATTCAGCGCATCCGTAAGAAACGGATCGTACAGCGGGAAGAGCAAGTCATCAGCTATCGTTCTGAAACGGAAATGTCAACGTCACGTTTTATGAGTGGTTACGAAGAAACCCGTGAAACCATCTATTTTGATTTTCGCGAAATCACCCGGCTTTTTGATAAAGATACTTATCGAGTCTATCGCCTTAACAACGGTCAGGTCAGCCGCGAAAAAATTGAAAAACGTCATCTGTTTAATCTCATTATTAAGCAGGATAATCATACGGATGAGCCAACTTACTATCGCTGGAAGGTTGTACTGAACCGCAGCAAAATCGTCGCGATCGAACCAATTGAGCTCACGCCCAAAGAACTTGGATAATCTAGACCATGAAAACCGATGAACTAAGAACAGAACCTCTGGGGCTTATGCCAACTCCTGACCAGTTGCGTACGCAACATCCGGTAAGTGCTTCTGTAGCCCGGCATATATCACAGAGCAGAAAACAGATTGAAGCCATATTGCATGGCAGGGATAACCGCCTGTTAGTGATTACCGGACCATGCTCCATTCACGATCCGGAAGCAGCATTTGACTACGCCAAACGATTAGATAACCTGCGCCAGCGTTATTCTGACAATTTATTCATTGTCATGCGGACTTACTTCGAAAAGCCCAGAACTGTCGTAGGCTGGAAGGGGCTGATCACAGACCCGTATCTTGATGGCCGTTATGCGCTGGAAGAAGGTCTGAGTAAAGCCAGAGAAATTCTGCTGACAATCAATCAGCTTGGTCTTCCGACTGCAACCGAATTTCTGGATATGATTACCGGACAATATATTACCGACCTGATTTCCTGGGGTGCAATCGGAGCCAGAACAACAGAATCCCAGATTCACCGGGAAATGGCATCGGCACTTTCTTGTCCGGTTGGTTTCAAAAATGCGACAAACGGCAGTGTAAAGATTGCTGTTGATGCTATCAGAGCAGCCAAAGCATCTCACTATTTTTATTCGCCGGACCGGCAAGGCAGAATGACGGTTTACCGTACCAGTGGTAATCCGGACGGACATATCATTCTGCGTGGCGGTGAAAACGGGCCAAATTTTGACAGTCAATCTGTCCAAAACGCCTGTGCTCAATTAGAATCACACCACCTGTCTCCCCGGGTTGTGGTTGACTTCAGTCATGCAAACTGCCAGAAAGAACATAAACGCCAGTTAAGTGTTGCTGAGGATATCTGTCAGCAAATTCGCCGGGGAAGCCATCAGATTGCAGGGATTATGGCAGAAAGTTTTATTATGGAAGGTAATCAGCCGATTGCCCCGATGCCCCAGCTAACATATGGTATGTCAATTACCGATCCATGTCTGAGCTGGTCTGATACCGAGCAGATGATCACACAGCTTGATTCCGCTGTGCATGATAGAAATAACGATAAACGATAAAAACAAGGAGCAGGCCCATGCCTTCTTTTGATATTGTGTCAGAAATTGATACAGTTGAATTAAAAAACGCCGTTGATAATGCGAACCGTGAACTGTCGACAAGATTCGATTTCCGAAATGTAGAAGCAAGTTTTGAACTGAAAGATGAAATCGTCAAACTCTCTGCTGAAGGTGATTTCCAACTGAAGCAGATGCTGGATATTCTGCGTGGTAATCTGGCAAAACGAGGAGTCGACGGGAATGCGATGGAATCCCAAACCGCAAGCCAGTCCGGGAAACACTGGCATCAGGAAGTTCTGTTCAAACAGGGAATCGAAACCCTTCAGGCCAAAAAAATCGTCAAAAGTATCAAAGATCAGAAACTTAAAGTTCAGGCTTCCATTCAGGGCGATAAAATCCGTGTTACCGGCAAAAAACGTGATGACCTGCAAAGCGTCATTGCATTTATCAAATCAGAAGATTTTGGTCAGCCATTTCAGTTCGATAATTTCAGAGACTAAATAGATCAGACGTCCCTAAGGTACATCCTGGACCGAAAACGCCCGCCCTGGCGATCTCACAGGGCGGGCGTTATGATGTTGGACAAATCTTATCAGCACTACATGCCAGCAAGTTAAAACTTACGTGGCGCAAAACCCGTCATCACTTCCAGACGCATCGCCTTACCCAGCTTGGTCGTCGGATGAACGATGACAAGCCCCTTGACCGACTTCTTCAGTTTACCGATATCCGCTTGCTCTTCCCGGGTGATTTCCCGTGAAAAAGCCAAATCGGATAATCTTTTCCGCTCTTTATTCAAATCGTATTCCTGCTTACTCCGCAGCGAATTGATCTGTTTATCCAACGCATCAATCTCATCGGTAAATTTACTGATCATCTCGTTATCACCCCGAGATTTGGCTGCTTCCAGCTTATGTTTACACTTGTCTAGTTGGTTGTTCAGTTGCTGGGTCTGCGCTTTTAAACTCATAGGAAATAACTCTCATCTGTTTGATAGCCGCGTAGTATACCATAAACCATGGAGATGTTACCGACACGCTGATGTCACCACTCGCTTTATCAAGATCTAGTTTGTCATCAGGTTTTAGTACATTTGGTAAAAAGCACTGCCGAAATGACGATCACCCGAAGCTCTCAAATCAGCAACCGACGAAAATACATCCGCAGTCACGACAACACAAAGACAGCGGGTTTCGTTTCTGGCTTCACTGAGTAAGTTCAATAGCTGCTCACGATTGTGAAAAGCAGATCTTTCAGCATCACGCCGACACAGCTCAAGTCCTGCCGGGGGAATATCCCGATGATAAAGTACCCGGTCGGATTGTTGCATAAACCGAACGGCTTTCATCGGCAGAAGTTCAACATCCGCATCGCAGACAACCCATACGACTTCCTGCACCAGCGTTTCAGGCTCAGCCATGCAGCGTTGATAAATCGTTTCCAGAACAGCCGGATCGCGGGTATCTTTCACCATAGGATCTGCCAGAAAAGTTTCCCAGAAACGACGACGGGCACTGACGTCAGGCAATGCGGCTTTAATGTGTTCCCTCTTTTCACCGCAAAACTGCGCCAGAACAGCCAGATTCTGAGCCAAAATAGCTTCGATTGATTCGCGAATATTTCGCACCAATACCGGCGAAGCACCACCACTTGAAATCGCAATCTGAATCTGTCCCCGATCAACCATCGCCGGAGTAATAAAGTCACAATAGGGTTGGTCATCAACAACATTGACAGGTATTCCCAATACCTTTGCATCCGCATAGATCTGATGATTCAGTTGAGGGGAATCGGTCGTTGCCCAGACCTGAACATAATTCCGGGTCAGAAACGCCTGATCATATCGCTGCTGAATCCACCGAAGCTGGCCTTCATACCATAATTCCCGAAGTACATCAGAGAGCTCTGGTGACAAAACTGTCACTTGCGCTTCAGATCTGACTAAAGCTTCCGTTTTTCTACTTGCGACTTCTCCCCCGCCAATTACTAAAACTGCTTTTTCCGTTAAATTCATAAACAGTGGAAAATATCGCATAACAATTTTAACCCTACATTAACAACTTTTACTAACTATACTACCAAAAAAGGTGCAGCAGTTTTATCGCCAGATGATGATTCGAAAATAATTGATTAAATTAACATCTAAAAATGGAATAATAATCCAATTAAATCATAAATTTTGAAATTTAAATCCAAACATTTAGTAAATAAATATACAGACGCGCTATTGCACTATTATTGAACTCAATTGCACTATTTACATTTAAATAACAATTCGCCATGCTAGCAGCAGGCTTGGTTTGTGATTACATTATAATTCCTTTTCGGGGAAATTTGAGAAAAACCTAATCCTTACCTACGCTTACAGACGATTGTTGCTAAAAAAGGAATAACGTTCTGGACAAATAGCGGTTTCGACCGCCAGAACAAATAAATACAAAATGAATTACTTGTGTCAGGAATGCCTGATTACGTTACGTATGGATCATACAGGAAGGATACAGACTAATGGCAAACACACTCAAACTTATTGCTTCGGTTGCTGCCGCATCCGCTGCAATGATGGTCACCCAATCAGCTTCAGCAGCTGACAGCACACTTGATAAAGTCCTGTCTCAGGGTTTTGTAACCTGTGGTGTCAGTACCGGTCTCCCAGGTTTCTCCAACCCGAATGCAAAAGGAGAATGGGAAGGTATTGATGTTGAATACTGTCAGGCTTTGGCATCTGCTGTTCTTGGCGATAAAAGCAAAGTAAAATTTGTTCCCTTAACAGCAAAAGAACGTTTCACCGCCCTGCAATCCGGCGAAGTTGATGTGTTATCCCGGAACACAACCTGGACACTACAACGTGATACCGCATTA includes these proteins:
- the rsmF gene encoding 16S rRNA (cytosine(1407)-C(5))-methyltransferase RsmF; this encodes MHTNVYLPDEFLQTIEQILPSQLTMDDFIAACQRPLRKSIRVNTLKISVADFCQRARENGWNLEPIPWCPEGFWIDIEDFTTPLGNTFEHMTGLFYIQEASSMMPVSALFHQQEQRFESVLDMAAAPGSKTTQIAALMNNEGIVVANEFSASRTKALYSNIERCGVRNSALTTFDGRVFGEWLPEQFDAVLIDAPCSGEGTVRKDPEAMKNWSPASIAAIAETQKALIESAFYALKPGGTLVYSTCTLSREENQNVCYHLQQTFGDAVTFESLEALFPQASSALTEEGFLHIFPQIYDCEGFFVARIRKTASVPTPQNNKRLGKFPFTKATKAQSQSVSQALKQSLDVELPAQSHIWLRDNEVWLFPEALEPMIGRFKFSRMGIKLAEAHKKGYRWQHQLVTSLTTGQEMKAITLTLDEARQWFMGKDIRPEQIDVGQGEVLVQYQDVILGLGKWVGNRIKNGLPRELVRDGNLF
- a CDS encoding CvfB family protein; translation: MINIGQINQLEILRETDFGVFLDAKDYGMVMLPKKLMRQPVEIGALVDVFLYFDSDSQLAATTETPIACVGEWGMMKVVGVNNTGAFVNWGISEKDLLIPFSEQRGRLAAEQSVLVYVYTDKASGRIVGTTKFNKWLDKTPARYTPNQKVDLLVAERSSLGYKVIINGEHWGMLFQSDVFGKVFIGKKLKGFIKQIRDDGKIDVSLQKLGVAKLDELSGKIVEQLRKKGGFLPLGDRSSPEAIFAAFRTSKGTYKKTIGQLYKQGVIVIEADGIRLVNDPS
- a CDS encoding 3-deoxy-7-phosphoheptulonate synthase: MKTDELRTEPLGLMPTPDQLRTQHPVSASVARHISQSRKQIEAILHGRDNRLLVITGPCSIHDPEAAFDYAKRLDNLRQRYSDNLFIVMRTYFEKPRTVVGWKGLITDPYLDGRYALEEGLSKAREILLTINQLGLPTATEFLDMITGQYITDLISWGAIGARTTESQIHREMASALSCPVGFKNATNGSVKIAVDAIRAAKASHYFYSPDRQGRMTVYRTSGNPDGHIILRGGENGPNFDSQSVQNACAQLESHHLSPRVVVDFSHANCQKEHKRQLSVAEDICQQIRRGSHQIAGIMAESFIMEGNQPIAPMPQLTYGMSITDPCLSWSDTEQMITQLDSAVHDRNNDKR
- a CDS encoding YajQ family cyclic di-GMP-binding protein, whose protein sequence is MPSFDIVSEIDTVELKNAVDNANRELSTRFDFRNVEASFELKDEIVKLSAEGDFQLKQMLDILRGNLAKRGVDGNAMESQTASQSGKHWHQEVLFKQGIETLQAKKIVKSIKDQKLKVQASIQGDKIRVTGKKRDDLQSVIAFIKSEDFGQPFQFDNFRD
- a CDS encoding YibL family ribosome-associated protein, with the protein product MSLKAQTQQLNNQLDKCKHKLEAAKSRGDNEMISKFTDEIDALDKQINSLRSKQEYDLNKERKRLSDLAFSREITREEQADIGKLKKSVKGLVIVHPTTKLGKAMRLEVMTGFAPRKF
- a CDS encoding precorrin-2 dehydrogenase/sirohydrochlorin ferrochelatase family protein, yielding MRYFPLFMNLTEKAVLVIGGGEVASRKTEALVRSEAQVTVLSPELSDVLRELWYEGQLRWIQQRYDQAFLTRNYVQVWATTDSPQLNHQIYADAKVLGIPVNVVDDQPYCDFITPAMVDRGQIQIAISSGGASPVLVRNIRESIEAILAQNLAVLAQFCGEKREHIKAALPDVSARRRFWETFLADPMVKDTRDPAVLETIYQRCMAEPETLVQEVVWVVCDADVELLPMKAVRFMQQSDRVLYHRDIPPAGLELCRRDAERSAFHNREQLLNLLSEARNETRCLCVVVTADVFSSVADLRASGDRHFGSAFYQMY